In Blattabacterium cuenoti, the genomic stretch TTGTTTTTTCTATTTCTGATGGATTATTGCCATCAAATAACGGAGCAGGTTATGTAATAAGAAGAATACTCAGAAGAGCTATTATTTTTGCAACACGTTTTTTATCCAAAAAGGAACCTTTTATTTATAAATTTGTAGATTCTTTAGTAAAAGGAATGAAAAATTCTTTCCCAGAATTAGAAAAGAAAAAGATATATATACAAGAGATTATTAAAGAAGAGGAATTATCATTTTTTAATGTAATTGAAAAAGGAAGTAAGAAAATTCAATATATAATTTCTGAACATAAAGAAAAAAATAAAAAAATTATTGATGGAAAAAAAATTTTTCAGTTATATGATAGTTATGGATTTCCAGTAGAATTATCTAAAATTTTTGTTGAAAAAAATAATTTATTTATTGATGAAAAATCATTTCAAAATAAGTTGTTAGAACAACAAGAAAGATCAAAAAAAGAAAAAAATTCAGTTATAAAAAAAGATTGGATAGAAGTACATAATCATTTCGATAAAGATCCAATTTTCGTAGGATATAATTCTATGGAATGCGATGTTTTTATATCTAAATATAGAAAAATAGAGAATAAATTAAAAAAAACTCATTATTATGAATTGGTTTTTTCTAAAACCCCTTTTTATCCTGAAGGTGGAGGACAAGTGGGAGATATAGGCATTATAGAAAATAAAATTGAAAGAATTGATATTTTTGACACTAAAATAGAAAATTCTATTATTATACATTGTGTTCTAAAATTACCTTCAGATATTTTTTCTTCTTTTAAAGCCATAGTAAATAAAAATATAAGATCAAAAATTGAAAAAAATCATACTGCTACTCATTTATTACACTTTTCTTTGAAAAAAATTTTAGGAAGTCATGTTCAACAAAAAGGTTCTTATATAGGATATGAATATTTAAGATTTGACTTTTCTCATTATAAAAAAATAACCATACAGGAATTGCAAAAGATAGAAAATTTAGTTCAAGAATTAATTTTCTCTGATTTTTTATTAAAAGAAAAAATATATCATTCTTTACAAGAAGCTAGAAAAAATACTCATTTTGATAAAATGAATGAAATGTTTGAAAATAAATATAAAAAGGAAGTTCGAGTTATTACATTTGGAGAATGTTCTGAATTATGTATTGGAACACATGTTAAACATACTGGATTAATTCAGGTTTTTGAAATATTATCAGAATATTCTATATCGCATGGAATACGTAGAATTAAGGCTATAACTTCAAAAAAAGCAATTCAATATTTAAAATATATTCGTGATCAATTTCAATCTTTAAAAAAGATAATGAAATATCCAGAATCTCCGATAAAAAGTTTTTCACTTTTAAAAAGTCATAATGAAAAATTAAAACAAGAAATATCAAAAATTTCTTTACAAAAAATTAATCTGTTAAAAAAAGAATACGTTTTAAAAACTATAGAAATAGCATCTATAAAATATATATGCGAAATTGATATAGATCCTCATAAAAGAAAGGAAATAAATATTATGAAGAAAATAGTTTTAGATTTAAAACATGAAATTCATAACTTATTTATGATTGTAGGATTTTTGACAAATGAAAAAGTAATTGTTTTTATATCTATTTCTGAATCTATTATTAGAAATCATAATATTCATGCTCATAAAATCATATGTACAATGGCTTCTTATATACATGGAAAACATTGGGGAAATTCTTCTTTTGCTACAGCTATGGGGGTAAAAAAAAATGGATTAAATTTAGTTTTAAAAGAAGCATTAGCATATAAAAGTTTTTTAAAAAAAAATAAACTTTAGATAGATATTTAAAATGTTTAAATTTGAAATAAAAAGATAGTGTATGAATGATAGATATTCTTTTCTAAATACCTTCCATTTTAAACATATAGAATTCCTATACAAAAAATACAAAGAAGATCCTAATTCAATAGAATCAAGTTGGAGTGCTTTTTTTCATGGATTTGATTTTGGAAAAGAAAACTATAAAATAAAAAATGAAATTAATAAAAAAGAATTTTTAGTATATAATTTAATTCACAATTATAGAAAAAGAGGTCATTTTTTCACGAATACAAATCCTATAAAAAAGAAAAAAAAACATTTTCCTTCTTTAGATTTAAAAAATTTTGGATTATCTGAAAAAGAATTAGATATATATTTTGAAATTGGAAAGATAATAGGATTAGGAAAAACTTCATTAAAAAATATAATTAATCGTTTAGAAAAAATTTATTGTGGATCGATAGGAATCGAATATATGTACATTTCTAATCCAGAAAAAATTCAATGGATTGAAAAATGGTTTTATGAAGAAAAAATCGAATTTTCTACAGAAGAGAAAAAATTTTTTTTGAAAAAATTAAATGAGGCTATTGCATTTGAAAATTTTATTCACAATAGGTTTGTAGGACAAAAAAGATTTTCTATAGAAGGAAATGAATCTGCATTACCTGCATTGGAAGAAATGATAGCATATGCATCTGAAAAATATCTAACTGAAGATTTTATAATTGGAATGTCACATAGAGGTCGTATTAACATCCTTTCTAATTTCTTTAAAAAAAATTATTCTCAAATATTTATCGAGTTCCAAGGAAAAAAATATAAAGAAAAAAATTTTTCTGGCGATGTGAAATATCATTTAGGATTTTCTAAAAAAAGAAAAACTAGAAAAGGAAAATATGTTAAAATGAATTTAGTTCCTAATCCTTCTCATTTGGAATCTGTTGATGCCATTGTAGAAGGAATCACACGTGCTAAAATAGATATTGTTTATAATAGAAACGTTAATTCTGAAAAAATTATTCCTATTCTGATTCATGGAGACGCAGCATTGTCCGGTCAAGGAATTGTGTATGAAGTGCTTCAGTTATCTAAATTAAAAGGATATAAAACAGGAGGAACAATTCATATTGTAATAAATAACCAAATAGGATTTACCACGAATTACACTGAAGGTCGTTCTAGTATATATTGTACTGATGTAGCTAAAACTATTATGGCCCCAGTATTACATGTTAATGCAGATGATGTAGAATCTGTTGTACGCGCAATCTATTTTGCGGTAGATTTTAGAATGCATTATCATGAAGATGTATTCATAGATCTATTGGGATATAGAAAATATGGACATAATGAAGGAGACGAACCTAGATTTACTCAACCTTCTTTATATAAAACTATATCGAAACATCCTAATTCCTACAATTTATACAGAAAAAAATTAGAAAAAGAAAAAATTATTAATAATAATGATGTAAAAAATATGGAAAAAGAATATGAAAATATTCTTGATACGAAATATCGTGAATCAAATAATATTAAGTGGAACGTATTAAATTCTTTTTTAGAAGAAGAATGGAAAGATTTTCCTATAATCAAAGAAAAAGTTTTGGAAGAAATAGATACGCGATTTTCTTTTGAAAAAATTATAAGAATATCTAATCAAATTTTTTCTCTTCCTAAGAATAAAAAATTTTTTAAAAAAACAGAATTTATTTTTCAAAAGAGATTAGATATGATTAAAAAGGAATTGGTGGACTGGAGTATGGCAGAATTACTGTCTTATGGAACGCTTTTATATGAAGGAATTCATATTCGTTTATCAGGAGAAGATGTAGCAAGAGGTACATTTTCTCAACGTCATGCTGTAATAAAAACAGAAGAAGAAGAAGAAATTATTCTTCTTAATCAAATCTGTACAAAACAAGGGAAAATTCAAATTTTTAATTCTCCTCTTTCAGAATATGGAGTTTTGGGTTTTGATTATGGATATGCTATGTATTCCCCTCATGTTTTAACTTTATGGGAAGCTCAATTCGGAGATTTTGTTAATGGAGGACAAATTATAATAGATCAATATATTTCTTCTGGAGAAGAAAAATGGAAAATTAGAAATGGAATTGTCTTACTATTGCCTCATGGATATGAAGGACAAGGACCAGAACATTCTTCTGCACGTATTGAACGATATTTACAACTTTGTGCTAATAATAATTTGTTCGTAGTTAATTGCAGTACTCCAAGTAATTTTTATCATCTAATTAGAAGACAAATGAAATTAAAATATAGAAAGCCTCTTATAATTTTTACTCCTAAAAGTTTACTTAGAAATCCTAAATGTTTATCTACAATAAAAGATCTTTCTACAGGTTTATTTCAGGAAATATTAGATGATCCTTATGTAAAAGATGTAAAAAGAATTACAAAATTAATTTTTTGTTCTGGTAAAATATATTATGATTTGTTAAATCAAAAAGAATCTATTAAAGATGAAAAAACTGCATTAATTCGCATAGAACAAATTTATCCATTGAAAACAGAAAAAATACAAAGAATTATAGAAAAATATAAGAATCAAAAAAAAATTTTTTGGGTACAAGAAGAACCAGAAAATATGGGATTATGGAGTTTTATTTTGAGAAAATTAGGAAAAGTCATCTCATTTAATTTAATATCTCCATCTGAAAGTTCTAGTCCATCTACAGGATCTTATCTGGATTTTTTAATGATCCAAAAAAAAATTTTAAAAAAAGCTTTTTTTTGAAAAATTATAATTATTTAAAATGATAACAAAGATCAAAGTTCCGTCTCCAGGAGAATCAATTACAGAAGTTGAAATTTCTGCATGGCTTGTAAAAAATGGAGATTATGTTAATAAAGGTCAAATAATAGCAGAAATAGATTCAGATAAAGCTACTTTGGAAATTTCTGCAAAAGAAAGTGGAAAAATAACTTTAATGGTGGAAAAAGGTGAAAAAATCAAAATTGGAGATGTTTTATGTTTAATCGATTCTTCTCAAGAAAAAAAAGAAATAAAAGAAAAAATCGATCATGAACATCATATTGAAAAGATACCTTCTCCAGCTTCAAAAAAAATTTTGAAAGAAAAAAATATTTCTATCGAATCTATTCAAGGGACTGGAAAACATGGGAGAATTACAAAAAAAGATTGCATTTTACATTTAGAGGAAAAAAAAACTCCTTTTATTTCTAATGTGAATAGGTCTGTTACAACAACAATGTATAGATCAAAAAAAATAACACCTCTTTCTTCTTTAAGAAGAAAAATTTCAGAAAGATTAGTTTATGTAAAAAATCAAACTGCTTCTCTTACTACATTTAATGAAGTAAATATGCTAGAAATTCTTATGATCAGAAAAAAATACAAAGATATTTTTAAGAAGAAACATGGAGTTAACTTAGGTTTTATGTCTTTTTTTACTCTTTCCTGTGTAAGAGCTCTTAAGCTTTATCCAGATATTAATGCTATGATCAATGGAGAAGAAAAAATTAATTTTGAATATTATGATATTAGTATTGCTATATCTGGTCCTAAAGGATTAATGGTGCCTGTAATTAGAAATGCTGAACATTTATCATTTCGTGGAATAGAACAAGAAATATATAAATTATCCACACGAGTTCATAATGGAACAATATCTATAGATGATATGACAGGTGGAACTTTTACTATTACTAATGGAGG encodes the following:
- the alaS gene encoding alanine--tRNA ligase; the protein is MRYKLIKDTFLSFFEKKKHKIIPSFPIYSEKDPTLLFVNAGMNPFKDYFLGHLKPEYKRIANIQKCLRIAGKHNDLENVGYDNYHHTMFEMLGNWSFGDYSRKETIEWAWELLIQIYNIPNKNIYVSVFVGDKKDKLSMDKETFKYWKALVHENNILFFGKKENFWEMGSTGPCGPSSEIHVDFRNEKEKKLLPGRFLINKKHPQVIEIWNLVFIEFTRKSDGTLEKLYTKHVDTGMGLERLCMILQEKISSYETDIFYPIIQDIEYYLGNIYNQKNFYQKVSIQIIADHLRAIVFSISDGLLPSNNGAGYVIRRILRRAIIFATRFLSKKEPFIYKFVDSLVKGMKNSFPELEKKKIYIQEIIKEEELSFFNVIEKGSKKIQYIISEHKEKNKKIIDGKKIFQLYDSYGFPVELSKIFVEKNNLFIDEKSFQNKLLEQQERSKKEKNSVIKKDWIEVHNHFDKDPIFVGYNSMECDVFISKYRKIENKLKKTHYYELVFSKTPFYPEGGGQVGDIGIIENKIERIDIFDTKIENSIIIHCVLKLPSDIFSSFKAIVNKNIRSKIEKNHTATHLLHFSLKKILGSHVQQKGSYIGYEYLRFDFSHYKKITIQELQKIENLVQELIFSDFLLKEKIYHSLQEARKNTHFDKMNEMFENKYKKEVRVITFGECSELCIGTHVKHTGLIQVFEILSEYSISHGIRRIKAITSKKAIQYLKYIRDQFQSLKKIMKYPESPIKSFSLLKSHNEKLKQEISKISLQKINLLKKEYVLKTIEIASIKYICEIDIDPHKRKEINIMKKIVLDLKHEIHNLFMIVGFLTNEKVIVFISISESIIRNHNIHAHKIICTMASYIHGKHWGNSSFATAMGVKKNGLNLVLKEALAYKSFLKKNKL
- a CDS encoding 2-oxoglutarate dehydrogenase E1 component — encoded protein: MNDRYSFLNTFHFKHIEFLYKKYKEDPNSIESSWSAFFHGFDFGKENYKIKNEINKKEFLVYNLIHNYRKRGHFFTNTNPIKKKKKHFPSLDLKNFGLSEKELDIYFEIGKIIGLGKTSLKNIINRLEKIYCGSIGIEYMYISNPEKIQWIEKWFYEEKIEFSTEEKKFFLKKLNEAIAFENFIHNRFVGQKRFSIEGNESALPALEEMIAYASEKYLTEDFIIGMSHRGRINILSNFFKKNYSQIFIEFQGKKYKEKNFSGDVKYHLGFSKKRKTRKGKYVKMNLVPNPSHLESVDAIVEGITRAKIDIVYNRNVNSEKIIPILIHGDAALSGQGIVYEVLQLSKLKGYKTGGTIHIVINNQIGFTTNYTEGRSSIYCTDVAKTIMAPVLHVNADDVESVVRAIYFAVDFRMHYHEDVFIDLLGYRKYGHNEGDEPRFTQPSLYKTISKHPNSYNLYRKKLEKEKIINNNDVKNMEKEYENILDTKYRESNNIKWNVLNSFLEEEWKDFPIIKEKVLEEIDTRFSFEKIIRISNQIFSLPKNKKFFKKTEFIFQKRLDMIKKELVDWSMAELLSYGTLLYEGIHIRLSGEDVARGTFSQRHAVIKTEEEEEIILLNQICTKQGKIQIFNSPLSEYGVLGFDYGYAMYSPHVLTLWEAQFGDFVNGGQIIIDQYISSGEEKWKIRNGIVLLLPHGYEGQGPEHSSARIERYLQLCANNNLFVVNCSTPSNFYHLIRRQMKLKYRKPLIIFTPKSLLRNPKCLSTIKDLSTGLFQEILDDPYVKDVKRITKLIFCSGKIYYDLLNQKESIKDEKTALIRIEQIYPLKTEKIQRIIEKYKNQKKIFWVQEEPENMGLWSFILRKLGKVISFNLISPSESSSPSTGSYLDFLMIQKKILKKAFF
- the odhB gene encoding 2-oxoglutarate dehydrogenase complex dihydrolipoyllysine-residue succinyltransferase; this encodes MITKIKVPSPGESITEVEISAWLVKNGDYVNKGQIIAEIDSDKATLEISAKESGKITLMVEKGEKIKIGDVLCLIDSSQEKKEIKEKIDHEHHIEKIPSPASKKILKEKNISIESIQGTGKHGRITKKDCILHLEEKKTPFISNVNRSVTTTMYRSKKITPLSSLRRKISERLVYVKNQTASLTTFNEVNMLEILMIRKKYKDIFKKKHGVNLGFMSFFTLSCVRALKLYPDINAMINGEEKINFEYYDISIAISGPKGLMVPVIRNAEHLSFRGIEQEIYKLSTRVHNGTISIDDMTGGTFTITNGGVFGSMLSTPIINPPQSAILGMHKIMERPVVVNGSIEIQPMMYLALSYDHRIIDGKESVGFLVSVKEAIEDPIKFFMEGNEENISKILEL